In the Ignavibacteria bacterium genome, AAATAGTCGGCCACATTCGAGTCAGACTCGTAGAGCCGGATCATATGCAACTCACCGCTTGGCAGGCGGTGTTCGAGCTGCTGCCAGAAGACAACACAGAGGTTCTCTACAGTTGGGATAATGCCACGCAGAAAGTCCACATCATAATTGAGGTGCTTATGGTCTACTTTGTCAACCACTGCCTCATCCATGATGTCCTTGAGCAACTTCAGATTGATCACATAGCCTGTGAGGGGGTCAGGGAGCCCCTTGACCGTGACCTCAAGTGTGTAATTGTGGCCATGGCCATGAGGATTATTGCACTTGTCAAATACACCCTGATTCCGTTCGTCGGAGAACGTTGGGTTGTAGAGCCGATGTGCTGCTGAGAAGGTTGCTTTGCGCGTAACGAAGATCATGCATGGCTCCTTTGGGATCGGACAGAAGAACACAAGTATGCTTCTGTTGGTTCCGCGGTGACGAAGGATCGCCCGTGATGTTGGATATTTGTAGGCTATGTCCTTGCAACATACGATGTTGTCCACCCTTCTCCCACTGATTCTTGCCCTCGTCAGCGTGACTCCCCACGCGGTCTACGGCAGTGAACAGCGGCCCGACTCGGTCCTAACCGGATTGGGACTAGACGTGCGCACCCTTATGATCGAGGGGGCTCTTTCTACTACCGGCGAACAGTCCATGAGCGGGATCCCGTTTGAGGTTCTCGTTGAAGAAGACACCATGCGGATGACCACCAGCGGTCCATTCGGTATCACAGCTGCCCGGATCTATGCTCAACCAGATTCCTTCGTTGTTGTAAACTACTTCATGCGTGAGGTGTTTGACGGTGACCCGGCCTCACCGTCCCTTGCCCAAGCCATGCCTATTCCGCTGACCGTTACCGACCTTCAGATGTTAGTTCGGGGCAGACTTTCCGGAGACCTCTCAAGGTTTGTCCGAGGAGACAGGCGCAAGGACTCCTCGATCCTTTTCATTGCGAAACGGACTGATGGAGTTGAATACGCTCTTGTTGACACGGCAACCGGCACCCTCAGGCAGTATCAGCGTAAGGGCCTAGAAGGTCAACTTGTTATGAACATCACCTTTAGTGATGTACGTCTTGTTTCCGGTCACGCCATCCCCCATTCCGTGGATGTTGCGTTTGACGACCGGAAGCAAACAGTGACGTTCCGATTCACAAAGGTCACGGCGAATGAACCTATCACCTCTTCATTTGAGGTTCAGATCCCCGCATCCTTCACTCGCAAGACCTATCGCTGATGGTTCTGCGCCTCGTTGTCGTGCTCCTCGCGACGTCCGCCATTCTCCTTCGTGCTCAGGCGCCGCAGACAGCGCCTGACAGCATGCGCGTGACCACTGCGGAGGGACAGACAACTTCATCGGGCATCGACACGATCGTTGTATTCTCAGCGAAGGACACTGCCCACTTCAGTGTAGCAAAGAAGCAACTCCGGCTTCGCGGAACGGCGGATGTGAAGTATCGCACGCAACGTCTGCAATCCGAAGTGATCGTCATGGACTTTGGTTCCAGCACGATGCAGGCCGATGGGGCAACAGATAGTGTCGGGAGGGTAGCCGGCTTCCCTGTCTTCTCCGACAATGGTGAGGAGTATGCCGGACGGTCCATGCTGTACAATTTCTCTACGCGACGTGGTAGAGTGCAGTTCGGCGAGACAAATATTGAAGGGGGCTACTACTACGGATCCAAGATCAAACGTGTGGATGAAAACACAGCCTTTGTAGAACAAGGATGTTTCACAACCTGTGATGCGCCGCATCCCCACTTCTACTTCAACTCTCCGCAGATGAAGGTTGTGATGAACGACAAGATCTATCTCGATCCGATCATCTGGTATGTAGAAGATATTCCGGTGTTTGCACTTCCTATTGGCATGTTCTTCAGCACGGAACGCGGTCGCAGATCAGGGATCATCATGCCAACACCGTTGATCACCAGTGATCGCGGTGTTGTCCTTCAAAATCTCGGATACTACTTCGCAGTCAGTGACTACTTCGATACCGAGCTCACCACAGATCTGACAACCAAGGGCGGTTTCACGCTGTATAATCGCACCAACTATGCCGTGCGAGACAAACTGACCGGTAGAGCAAAGATCACGTTCGGATACACACGGTTCAACGTGACCGATCCGTATGCGTTGAATCTCGGCGTTGAACTCAATCACCAACAGCAGCTTCGTCCGAATGAGAGTATCATTCTGGATCTCTTGTTCACATCGAACCGACTCTACCAAAACACATCTCTCAATCCGCTCGATCGTGTTCGGCAGAATGCACGAAGCAATGCCTCGTACCAACGCACCTTCTACAACGGAATGACCTTCAATACAGGCTATACGCGCGACCAAAACATGATCACGGGAAGTATCACCCACACACCAGTTGTGTCGTTCGGTATCCCTCAGATCCAGCCCCTTAAAGGACTGATCTCCGGAGATCATTGGTTACGTGACCTTCAGTTCTCCTACCGATCCACTGCCAGGTACAACTACAATTCCTACCGCGCCACAGATACGGGCGCATTTGTTGTGAACGAGCGATCTGTGTGGGAACACCGCCCATCGATCACTGTCACTCCAAAACTGGGCAACTTCATCGTCGCCCCCTCCATCTCCTACTCCGAAAATTGGTACTTCCAACGGTACACGCAGTCGGTGAATCCGCTCGACTCAGAGATCGTCCAAACTCGAGAGTCGGGGTTCTTCCGCGAGTACACCTATGGCCTCGGCGTCAATGCCAGCACGTTCCTCTACGGCCTCGCCAATCCGCGGATCCTTGGTATTAACTCCATCCGACATACCTTCCAACCCTCGATCGGACTGGCCTACATCCCTGATCAGTCCGATCCCTCCAAGGGATTCTACGGTGAATATGTTAGCCCGATCACCGGCCAAACCGTCCGGTACAATCGGTTCGGCGATGCAGGACAACTCGCCTCGTCCCGTCAGCAATTCCTTCTCACTGGATCGTTTCTCAATCGAGTGGCGATCAAGGTAAAACAAGGAGATACAGCTGATAAGGCCATTGAGCTCTTCACGCTCAATTTTGCAACCTCCTATAACATGGTGGCTGATTCTTTGAGGTTGGCACCGATCTCGTTCAATCTTCGGACCCCGATGCTGGACGCCGTAGAGTTCAATCTCAACGGTGCGTTCTCTGTGTATGATCAGGCCCTTGTTCCGGACCCTGCCACCGGACGTTTGGTGTGGAAGGACATGGGTACGTCCATGCTTCAAGCTGGTAAGGGGCTTGCCAGGTTGTCCAATCTGAGCATTCAGCTCGGAACGCGGTTTTCGTCACAGGGAGTGAGTTTTGACCAACGATCGAATGTTGCTGATACATCGGCCCAAGACAGTGTTCGAGAAGATCTTCGGTCGCGATTCGACAGACGATTGAACTACCGCGACGAAGATGTGGACCTGTTCGGAGAACGCACTCCGGGTTGGTCTCCTGTGATCATGCCATGGGATCTTGGTCTACAGCTTGTTTATTCCTATGCCCGACCAAATCCGGACGTAGTATCCCAATCGCTGTACCTCAGCTTCAGAGGATCGGTTTCGCTCACACAATCCCTGGACATGAACGTCGTCGGCTCCTTCGATCTGATCACAGGGCAGCTCAATTCCCCTATCATTGACATCTCAAAGCGCATTCATTGTTGGTATCTATCGGTGAACTGGGTACCAATCGGCGTCAACCAAGGCTTTTTCTTGCGATTTGGTGCTTCTGCACAACAATTGCGGGATCTTGTCATTCCTAAACAATCCACGCCGCTGTATCGGTGAGCTTGGTCTGTATTTTTGCTTCTATGTGTGGAATCGTTGGTTACATCGGCACGCAGCAGGCGGCGCCTCTTATCGTCAGCGGACTCAAGCGCCTCGAATATCGAGGCTATGATTCCGCCGGCGTTTGCATCATTTCCGATAGTGGTGCTCGGATCGAGAAAAAGGCCGGACGTGTAGCCGATCTCGAGAAATATGTCGATATCTCATCCATGAACGGAACCGTTGGGGTGGGTCACACGCGTTGGGCAACACATGGTGTCCCGAATGATGTGAACGCTCACCCACATACCGATCAGAGTGGGTCCATCGCCTTGGTCCATAACGGGATCATTGAGAACTACCTCACGATCAAGAAGAAGCTGCTCAATGCAGGGTATACATTCCGTTCAGAGACGGATAGTGAAGTTCTTGCCGTCTTCATCGGTATGCTCTACGAAACGCTCAACGATCTTGAACTCGCTGTTCGTACCGCC is a window encoding:
- a CDS encoding 6-carboxytetrahydropterin synthase, yielding MIFVTRKATFSAAHRLYNPTFSDERNQGVFDKCNNPHGHGHNYTLEVTVKGLPDPLTGYVINLKLLKDIMDEAVVDKVDHKHLNYDVDFLRGIIPTVENLCVVFWQQLEHRLPSGELHMIRLYESDSNVADYFGAPVSIPRYDLSEVPLADRILV
- a CDS encoding DUF4292 domain-containing protein, whose amino-acid sequence is MSLQHTMLSTLLPLILALVSVTPHAVYGSEQRPDSVLTGLGLDVRTLMIEGALSTTGEQSMSGIPFEVLVEEDTMRMTTSGPFGITAARIYAQPDSFVVVNYFMREVFDGDPASPSLAQAMPIPLTVTDLQMLVRGRLSGDLSRFVRGDRRKDSSILFIAKRTDGVEYALVDTATGTLRQYQRKGLEGQLVMNITFSDVRLVSGHAIPHSVDVAFDDRKQTVTFRFTKVTANEPITSSFEVQIPASFTRKTYR